From Eptesicus fuscus isolate TK198812 chromosome 22, DD_ASM_mEF_20220401, whole genome shotgun sequence, a single genomic window includes:
- the IL10 gene encoding interleukin-10 — MPSSALLCCLVFLAGMGVSPAQGMPSENSCTHFSTSLPHMLRELRAAFSRVKIFFQMKDQLDNMLLNGSLLEDFQGYLGCQALSEMIQFYLEEVMPQAESQGPDIKEPVNSLGEKLKTLRLQLRRCHRFLPCENKSKAVEQVKSAFSKLQEKGVYKAMSEFDIFINYIEAYMTMKMKN, encoded by the exons ATGCCCAGCTCAGCACTGCTCTGTTGCCTGGTCTTCCTGGCTGGGATGGGggtcagcccagcccagggcatgCCATCTGAGAACAGCTGCACCcacttctccaccagcctgccccaCATGCTTCGAGAGCTCCGAGCTGCCTTCAGCAGGGTGAAGATTTTCTTT CAAATGAAGGACCAGCTGGACAACATGCTGTTGAACGGGTCTTTGCTGGAGGACTTCCAG GGTTACCTGGGCTGCCAAGCCTTGTCGGAGATGATCCAGTTTTACCTGGAAGAGGTGATGCCCCAGGCCGAGAGCCAGGGCCCGGACATCAAGGAGCCCGTGAACTCGCTGGGGGAGAAGCTGAAGACGCTGAGGCTGCAGCTGCGGCGCTGT CATCGCTTTCTGCCCTGTGAGAACAAGAGCAAAGCAGTGGAGCAGGTGAAGAGCGCCTTCAGTAAG CTCCAGGAGAAAGGGGTCTACAAAGCCATGAGTGAGTTTGACATCTTCATCAACTACATCGAGGCCTACATGACAATGAAGATGAAGAACTGA